The Apium graveolens cultivar Ventura chromosome 10, ASM990537v1, whole genome shotgun sequence nucleotide sequence GTAAATTGCATACTGGTGGCCATACTTTACACTTACTTTTAAAATAGTGATTACActtttaaattttcaaaataatgacATATTGTCATTATAGGAAGAGTTTTAAAGAGTTCTCCGAGATTGATCCTAAAACGAGGTGTCGATTAACAAATCACTGTCACTTTGGTTATAAGTTTTTTCAATGGGTGGATATTCTTCTCCGTATTTTTGCTaaatattttattcatgtttTTGTGTGAGGAGGTTGAAAAAACATAGAAGTAGGACACTTGATTGAATTAGAAGAAGTGAGAAAACCGAAATTATTTAAGTTGTGTTTGTACCTATTTGTTTAGCGATATCATATGTTTTTTTGTGACGATAAAGATGTGAGTCCGGGTAGCAATTTGACAAAACCATTCTTTTAAAAGGCGAAAAAAGATTTTAACAATTTATAAAAGTGTAACCATTGTTTTGAAAATAAGTACGAATAATAGCCACCATTCTACgctttaaataattatttaatggTGAAAACTTAACAAGAGTTGACGACAACCATTTTTTTGAAAGGCGGAACAAAAAATTGGCCATTCTtttgaaaatttgaaaatttgGCCACTATTTTGAAAATCGATGTAAAATGCGGATTGACATTTGATTTACATAACTACCCTGGTAAAAGTAAAGAGAAATACTGAGTTTTGGGATCCTTTGAGATACGTTGCATTATTCTAAAACTAAATCACGTGATTTCACTATCGAAAATTCATGGATAGTTATgtaatttaaatatttgaaaataaaAGTTTGAGTTTAAATAGTAAATGTAGGAGTTTATTATTGTTTTTTAATTAATGTAACATGTTATTGTTGGAAGCAAATTATAAAAGAATTGATGGCAGGTATATCTCATGGGATGATTATTTCATGGCTATTGCATTTTTATCGGCTGAGAGGTCCAAAGATCCCAATAGACAGGTGTCATTTATCTCTACATCTTTCTAATTTTGTGCATGTGTGTGCGCGCGCTTGTTTGGGTTTAAGAGGTATTGTAGCTAGCTAGGTAGTTTAAAGGAGTCGAATGCTACTGAGTTTGGTCACATTTTCTATGTTTTCGATATTGAATTTATTTCGACTAGGTATATGCTTATGGATTAACTAATGGATGTGAGTGGAATATGAATTACTTACAAACATTTCATATTCAATGCAAGCCAAATGTAATCACTAAATTGTACTAGTGAACGAGAAGTCGGGTAGTAGTACTCTATCTCCTGTTTTGTCATGTATATTATACTTATTCATTGTTTTTTCAAGTCTTTACATGTCCATATACGCTTAGTCTTGTACTAGTATGAAAGACTTGAGTCTTCGAAAGATGTAATCTGATTTCACTTGGATAGAAGCTTTCGTTATTGCTGGAATTTGACTTGACTGTTACATCATTTTCTTTATTGTTGTTCAGGTTGGTGCATGCTTGGTTAGTGAAAACGGGGTAATCCTTGGTAAGGCCGGATAAAGGAGAATGGGGTTCCTGTGTTTTGAGCTTTTAACTGTCGTGTTGATAATTTAACTATCTGTGCTTCCTTATTATTACCTCTGAAGTATGAGGAATATACTTCCCCCGTCCCATTTTACATGTCCTTTATGAAAATATTACGCATGTTAAGAGAAAAGTTAGTTGGATAATGTTTTCCAAGTTATACCCTAAATTAATACATTAAAAAATGAGAATAGAGTTTAGTttaaaaaaaagccaaatcttGGAACACTAAATGTAGGGATAGTTTTTTAAAACTATATTTAATTTTGTATTGAAAGAAGAGATGGATACGTGATATGGGACAAAATCATTTTTCAAGGACATGTATAATGGAACGGAGGGAGTAATCTTTTTCAAATGAAAGGATGTCGCTAATTAATTGAGCTATTTAATAACAGTAAAGTTTGTGACACTGTCTATGTTATCTCTCCAGGCATTGGATATAATGGCTTTCCTCGTGGATGTTCCGATGACAAACTTCCTTGGTCAAAGGTTGGCAGATGAATTTGATCTTATTATTGTCGACAAACTGATGCTAACTCATTTGACCTTTTATATTTCAGAAATCCAAGACTGGAGATCCCTTGGAGACAAAATATCCGTAAGTTATAAGCTTTCATagttgtttttatttttataaatgtCTAAAACTAGGATTTCCTGCAAATACATATCATGCTCGGTAGTACTTCTCTGTGCTCACAGTTCAGATTTGTCCATGTATTCTTTCACTCTTGAATTGTATTTTGGTGTCTTCCAGTTATGTATGCCATGCTGAAGTCAATGCTATCTTGAACACAAATCATGCGTCTGCTGCAGGGCAAGTTAGTTCCCACTAAGCTGCATTTATTTCACTGCTTTCTTGTCTATAATTATTTTGTGACTCTGACTGGCAATTGAAAATCCATTCAAGCAACCATAGTGCTAAATGCTATCTTGTCTGTAAATATTATTTGACTCTGACTGGCAAATTTAAATCCATTCAAGCAGCAATAGTGCTAAATATGCTACATTGTGCTATTGCAGAGGCTATATGTTACAATGTTCCCCTGCAACGAGTGTGCCAAAATCATAATTCAGGTGATAAGCTTACTCTATACAAATTCTATATCTTGTACTCCTATACAGTCATACAGGAACAAAAATGGTGCCTCCGATGTTATCTATGATAAGACAATAAGTTTCTCATTGTTTATACAAGTGTTATCGTAACAGCTTTT carries:
- the LOC141692556 gene encoding uncharacterized protein LOC141692556, which translates into the protein MNSRDLTIISTASFLGALVSAISIRFLFNSRNHLSSSNDVVRAKSSSQSPFDPAKRKGYISWDDYFMAIAFLSAERSKDPNRQVGACLVSENGVILGIGYNGFPRGCSDDKLPWSKKSKTGDPLETKYPYVCHAEVNAILNTNHASAAGQRLYVTMFPCNECAKIIIQSGVSEIIYFVEKRLENSESAYVASHKLLSMAGVKVRKHQPRMDQILIKFDGI